The proteins below come from a single Drosophila miranda strain MSH22 chromosome Y unlocalized genomic scaffold, D.miranda_PacBio2.1 Contig_Y1_pilon, whole genome shotgun sequence genomic window:
- the LOC117190075 gene encoding D-glucuronyl C5-epimerase-like — MRLNLKAVMLALTVAVVVITLGVYMRCAAFSFSPDFVRQFNRHHESQTSSAPQTSDALQDIECSINQEYSVHCKRDKNANEVYVPFSFLRNYFDVSGAVTTSDTEVAKFNWMHSTAKLNLPKGKYDARGVFMYFENYNVEVRDRVKCISAAEGVPVSTQWEKRGYFYPTQIAQFALSHYSKNLTEQAPRVHVLEDGDGYQMDWTTPKTSNMTRIWHHKFNTSVVQFETAIGYESAISIGLNQTLDLLLSVDLLLVTNSSSLMVTVQNRDTKHSYNLHYIPADLLLSVQDSNIYYGLGASALNKWRHITRDLHIDVQKGIVLGDKRSPLKVRRSDLEVLSVAFLGIGFYDNITLSTSEHMAHFYDAAEWFVHNQDPKSGGWTNPVRRSLNGFAELSPGWISAMGQGHAISVLARAYWHSGGDERYLKAAAAGLQPYRVFSQDGGVLSQFMDKFYWYEEYPTTPPSLVLNGFIYSLLGLYDLNSTAPAKIAREAGQLFAQGMYSLKKMLLLYDTGSGTSYDLRHLSLGVAPNLARWDYHATHVNQLLLLATIDSDPLIAQTAERWKGYMFGKRAKHN, encoded by the exons ATGCGACTAAATTTGAAAGCTGTGATGCTCGCTCTAACCGTGGCCGTGGTGGTGATAACCCTAGGCGTTTATATGCGATGTGCCGCCTTTTCATTTTCACCGGACTTTGTGCGTCAGTTTAATCGGCACCATGAAAGTCAGACCTCTAGCGCACCGCAAACCTCAGATGCCCTGCAAGACATTGAGTGCTCCATCAACCAGGAGTACAGTGTTCACTGCAAGCGAGATAAGAATGCCAACGAGGTGTACGTGCCCTTCTCGTTCCTGCGCAACTACTTTGATGTCAGTGGAGCAGTCACAACCAGCGACACTGAGGTGGCAAAATTCAATTGGATGCACAGCACAGCCAAGTTGAATCTGCCCAAGGGCAAATATGATGCCCGTGGCGTGTTCATGTACTTTGAGAACTACAATGTGGAAGTCCGCGATCGGGTGAAGTGTATCAGCGCCGCCGAGGGAGTTCCTGTGAGCACACAGTGGGAGAAGCGTGGCTATTTCTATCCCACGCAAATAGCCCAGTTCGCCCTATCGCACTATAGCAAGAATTTGACAGAGCAGGCGCCCCGCGTGCACGTTCTGGAGGATGGCGATGGCTATCAGATGGACTGGACAACGCCCAAGACCAGTAACATGACACGCATCTGGCATCATAAGTTCAATACCAGCGTGGTTCAGTTCGAGACGGCCATTGGCTACGAGAGCGCCATCAGCATTGGCCTTAACCAGACATTAGATCTACTTCTGAGCGTAGATCTGCTCCTTGtgaccaacagcagcagcctcatGGTCACGGTCCAGAACCGAGACACCAAGCACAGCTATAACCTCCACTATATTCCCGCCGATCTTCTACTCAGCGTTCAGGACTCGAACATTTATTATGGCTTGGGAGCCTCTGCTCTGAACAAATGGCGCCACATAACCCGGGATCTTCACATTGATGTTCAGAAGGGCATCGTCCTGGGGGACAAGCGATCACCACTTAAGGTACGGCGCTCCGATTTGGAAGTTTTGTCTGTCGCTTTCCTGGGCATTGGCTTCTACGATAACATTACCCTGTCCACCAGCGAGCATATGGCGCATTTCTATGATGCTGCCGAGTGGTTCGTTCATAATCAGGACCCCAAGTCCGGTGGCTGGACCAATCCTGTGCGCCGAAGTCTCAATGGTTTTGCTGAGCTGAGTCCAGGCTGGATATCGGCCATGGGCCAAGGCCATGCCATATCCGTTTTGGCGCGAGCATATTGGCATTCCGGGGGCGATGAGCGCTATCTCAAGGCGGCCGCAGCAGGACTTCAACCATACAGGGTATTCTCGCAGGACGGGGGCGTGCTGTCTCAGTTCATGGACAAATTCTATTG GTACGAGGAGTATCCCACAACGCCGCCATCTCTAGTGCTAAACGGTTTCATCTATTCGCTGTTAGGTCTCTACGATCTGAATAGCACGGCGCCAGCTAAAATAGCCCGAGAGGCAGGCCAACTGTTTGCCCAAGGCATGTACTCGCTAAAGAAGATGCTTTTACTATACGACACGGGCTCCGGCACCAGCTACGATCTACGGCATCTCAGCCTTGGCGTGGCACCTAATTTGGCACGCTGGGACTATCATGCAACGCATGTGAATCAGCTGCTACTGCTGGCTACTATTGACAGCGACCCGTTGATTGCACAGACCGCAGAGCGCTGGAAGGGCTATATGTTTGGCAAGCGGGCCAAGCACAACTGA
- the LOC117190078 gene encoding coenzyme Q-binding protein COQ10, mitochondrial-like has translation MVAIVGAYITFNDFRSKNRWYTKKELVGSSMQDMYTVVSDVRNYYKFVPYVKRSHVHTVDSDGFKADLIVGFPPLNEAYTSRVTLESPSLVKSECHDGRLFNYVFA, from the exons ATGGTTGCTATTGTTGGTGCTTACATAACGTTCAATGACTTCCGCAGCAAAAATCGTTGGTACACCAAAAAGGAGCTTGTGGG GTCCTCTATGCAGGACATGTACACAGTGGTCTCCGACGTGAGGAACTACTACAAATTTGTCCCTTATGTGAAGCGATCGCACGTCCACACCGTCGACAGTGATGGTTTCAAGGCAGACCTCATTGTTGGCTTTCCCCCACTGAACGAGGCCTACACATCGAGGGTGACGCTAGAGTCGCCCAGCCTGGTCAAGTCCGAGTGCCATGATGGACGTTTGTTCAACTATGTATTTGCATAA
- the LOC117190077 gene encoding UPF0545 protein C22orf39 homolog, whose protein sequence is MGNKVENSDTKDAENKTALDDAWAIRPCHLYKDEYDDCTSFKARFHQYFIFGQDSDCSQWLTDYKNCERYHQSNRNDVASGAAVIKSEEKRRQTRLRAHFANNTWEKRKQPPADWAQPLPEWLEKRNENTYLELKQKELSGLSVPQDEKGSLCAIM, encoded by the exons ATGGGCAACAAAGTTGAAAATTCTGACACAAAAGACGCTGAAAACAAAACAGCGTTAGACGATGCGTGGGCG ATCCGGCCCTGTCATCTGTACAAGGATGAGTATGACGACTGCACGAGTTTCAAGGCACGATTCCACCAATACTTCATATTTGGCCAGGACAGCGATTGTTCCCAGTGGCTGACAGACTACAAAAACTGCGAACGTTATCACCAATCAAATAGAAACGACGTGGCGTCCGGTGCGGCTGTCATCAAAAGCGAGGAGAAACGCCGCCAAACCCGATTGCGGGCGCATTTTGCCAACAACACATGGGAGAAGCGTAAGCAGCCGCCAGCAGATTGGGCCCAACCTCTGCCAGAATGGCTGGAAAAGCGCAACGAAAACACGTATCTGGAGCTGAAACAAAAAGAGCTCTCCGGTCTCAGTGTACCGCAGGATGAGAAGGGTTCGCTTTGTGCAATCATGTGA
- the LOC117190076 gene encoding transcription factor Adf-1-like isoform X2: MDKLDANLEQQFDLNLIEAVKLNPVIYDRSHYNYKHFVRKAQTWKQIAETLGVPEQKCTKRWKSLRDKFAREMKLCQESRWRYFKQMQFLVDSIRQDRESLLGKGANGSQGNQVSDPQQQQQQQAVVNIFTQPFNGSATTSAGALTHPHEITVTSDAQLTTTVGKDQKPYFYEPPLKRERGEEEHSDNMLNSIKIFQNSVSQGVSAEDQSFGMVVTDMLNTLGVRQKAEAKVHIIKYLTDMQLLAQHNKY, from the exons ATGGACAAACTGGATGCCAATTTGGAACAGCAGTTTGATCTAAATCTCATCGAGGCTGTCAAACTGAATCCCGTCATATACGACAGATCGCACTACAACTACAAACACTTTGTCCGCAAAGCCCAGACATGGAAACAAATCGCCGAAACACTCGGAGTGCCTG AACAAAAATGTACAAAGCGATGGAAGAGTCTCCGCGACAAGTTTGCACGCGAGATGAAGCTGTGCCAGGAATCGCGCTGGCGCTACTTCAAACAAATGCAATTCCTTGTGGACAGCATCAGGCAGGATCGGGAATCGTTGCTCGGAAAGGGTGCCAACGGCAGCCAGGGGAATCAGGTGTCTGATcctcaacagcagcagcaacagcaagccGTGGTGAACATCTTTACACAGCCATTCAATGGCAGCGCCACGACATCGGCAGGGGCATTGACCCATCCGCACG AAATCACTGTAACCAGTGACGCACAGCTGACGACTACCGTGGGCAAGGACCAGAAGCCATATTTCTACGAGCCGCCTCTTAAGCGGGAGCGCGGCGAGGAGGAGCACAGCGACAACATGCTGAACTCCATCAAGATTTTCCAGAACAGTGTCTCACAGGGGGTCAGCGCTGAGGATCAGTCGTTTGGCATGGTCGTCACAGACATGCTTAACACGCTGGGCGTACGACAGAAAGCCGAGGCCAAGGTGCACATAATCAAGTATCTAACTGACATGCAGCTACTTGCCCAGCACAACAAGTACTAA
- the LOC117190076 gene encoding transcription factor Adf-1-like isoform X1 — protein sequence MHTLTAAIEMDKLDANLEQQFDLNLIEAVKLNPVIYDRSHYNYKHFVRKAQTWKQIAETLGVPEQKCTKRWKSLRDKFAREMKLCQESRWRYFKQMQFLVDSIRQDRESLLGKGANGSQGNQVSDPQQQQQQQAVVNIFTQPFNGSATTSAGALTHPHEITVTSDAQLTTTVGKDQKPYFYEPPLKRERGEEEHSDNMLNSIKIFQNSVSQGVSAEDQSFGMVVTDMLNTLGVRQKAEAKVHIIKYLTDMQLLAQHNKY from the exons A TGCATACCCTTACGGCTGCCATTGAGATGGACAAACTGGATGCCAATTTGGAACAGCAGTTTGATCTAAATCTCATCGAGGCTGTCAAACTGAATCCCGTCATATACGACAGATCGCACTACAACTACAAACACTTTGTCCGCAAAGCCCAGACATGGAAACAAATCGCCGAAACACTCGGAGTGCCTG AACAAAAATGTACAAAGCGATGGAAGAGTCTCCGCGACAAGTTTGCACGCGAGATGAAGCTGTGCCAGGAATCGCGCTGGCGCTACTTCAAACAAATGCAATTCCTTGTGGACAGCATCAGGCAGGATCGGGAATCGTTGCTCGGAAAGGGTGCCAACGGCAGCCAGGGGAATCAGGTGTCTGATcctcaacagcagcagcaacagcaagccGTGGTGAACATCTTTACACAGCCATTCAATGGCAGCGCCACGACATCGGCAGGGGCATTGACCCATCCGCACG AAATCACTGTAACCAGTGACGCACAGCTGACGACTACCGTGGGCAAGGACCAGAAGCCATATTTCTACGAGCCGCCTCTTAAGCGGGAGCGCGGCGAGGAGGAGCACAGCGACAACATGCTGAACTCCATCAAGATTTTCCAGAACAGTGTCTCACAGGGGGTCAGCGCTGAGGATCAGTCGTTTGGCATGGTCGTCACAGACATGCTTAACACGCTGGGCGTACGACAGAAAGCCGAGGCCAAGGTGCACATAATCAAGTATCTAACTGACATGCAGCTACTTGCCCAGCACAACAAGTACTAA
- the LOC117185757 gene encoding NADH dehydrogenase [ubiquinone] 1 alpha subcomplex subunit 8-like, whose translation MVITNNTTLPEEAELNVQELNLSSAAMRAGAFHLGKQCEQENNEFMLCRQELDDPRACLGEGKAVTSCALNFFRKVKKTCHEEFMQYATCLDKSSGTMAFAQCRKTQGVFDKCVKDNFDWERPSYGYFSRAKVIQSAREAPKKEEIKSYPDATPGLPEDYPKPPAKYGSRFHWLE comes from the exons ATGGTCATAACCAACAACACAACGCTGCCAGAGGAGGCTGAGCTCAATGTTCAGGAGCTGAATCTTTCTTCAGCGGCTATGCGTGCGGGTGCCTTCCACTTAGGCAAGCAATGCGAGCAGGAAAATAAT GAGTTTATGTTGTGCAGGCAAGAGCTGGACGATCCGCGTGCCTGTTTGGGGGAGGGAAAGGCCGTCACCAGTTGCGCCCTGAACTTCTTCCGCAAGGTGAAGAAGACCTGCCATGAGGAGTTTATGCAGTACGCCACTTGCCTGGACAAGAGCAGTGGTACAATGGCATTTGCACA GTGCCGCAAGACCCAAGGTGTGTTTGACAAGTGTGTTAAGGATAACTTTGACTGGGAGCGCCCTTCTTATGGCTACTTTTCCAGGGCCAAG GTCATTCAATCTGCACGCGAGGCTCCCAAGAAGGAGGAGATCAAGTCGTATCCGGATGCCACCCCCGGCTTGCCCGAAGATTACCCCAAGCCTCCAGCCAAGTACGGCTCTCGCTTCCACTGGCTGGAGTAG
- the LOC108160023 gene encoding uncharacterized protein LOC108160023 produces the protein MSVLQYCLAVTVKLFKRSKSNTKMAPREKVEFVLVRLSYVPYIHPLYPRISYQIRKHPPTGSVVQVRDWFEHVMLREHSKLPPGVNLRYSEWRIITGDVDLFKVEGCRFDKIMLVLGEENISWVFYQNMPLHRRIEGSACLPVSYCGCCLNNQYLDIMKKIKQTLSRTKLR, from the exons ATGTCTGTTCTTCAGTATTGCCTAGCAGTGACTGTGAAGCTTTTCAAGCGCTCTAAATCGAATACTAAGATGGCTCCGCGTGAAAAAGTTGAATTCGTTCTAGTTCGCCTGTCGTATGTGCCATATAT CCATCCTTTATATCCACGCATCAGCTATCAAATTAGAAAACACCCTCCAACAGGGTCAGTTGTACAAGTACGTGATTGGTTCGAGCATGTAATGCTAAGAGAACATTCGAAACTTCCACCTGGTGTTAATCTGCGCTACTCCGAGTGGCGCATTATCACCGGGGACGTGGATCTCTTCAAGGTGGAGGGCTGTCGCTTCGACAAGATCATGTTGGTGCTCGGCGAGGAGAACATATCATGGGTGTTCTATCAAAATATGCCACTACATCGACGCATCGAGGGAAGTGCTTGCTTACCAGTGAGCtactgcggctgctgcctcaaCAATCAGTACTTGGATATTATGAAGAAGATTAAGCAAACTCTGTCAAGAACGAAGTTgcgataa
- the LOC117190736 gene encoding glutathione S-transferase E14-like, with protein MSDPKPILYYDDRSPPVRSCLILIRLLAIDVELRFVDLFKGAQFEKAFLSVNPQHSVPVLVHDELVLTDSHAILIHLAEKFDVAGTLWPKEHDARIQVLNRMLFECSFLFRRDSDFMSEIVRRAFANANGCGPSRTEADRGLRHHGAVSGKDYMAGDQLTLADISIVTTLSTVNLMFRLSHWPRLERWFAAMQQLDAYAANCTGLEKLRQTIQRIGEFPASVSHTAVD; from the exons ATGTCTGATCCCAAGCCCATTCTGTACTACGACGATCGCAGCCCGCCGGTACGCAGTTGTTTGATTCTCATTAGGCTGTTGGCCATTGACGTCGAGCTCCGTTTCGTGGATCTCTTCAAGGGAGCTCAATTCGAGAAAGCGTTCTTATCC GTGAATCCCCAGCACTCTGTTCCTGTACTGGTCCACGACGAACTTGTGCTGACCGACAGCCATGCCATACTAATCCATCTGGCTGAAAAGTTCGATGTCGCTGGCACACTCTGGCCCAAGGAGCACGATGCCCGCATTCAGGTGCTAAATCGGATGCTCTTCGAATGTTCATTCCTATTCCGCCGTGATAGTGATTTCATG TCGGAAATTGTTCGCAGGGCATTCGCCAATGCGAATGGATGTGGCCCATCACGAACGGAAGCTGACCGAGGCCTACGGCATCATGGAGCAGTATCTGGAAAGGATTATATGGCTGGCGACCAG CTGACACTCGCTGATATATCCATTGTGACCACATTGAGCACGGTGAATCTCATGTTTCGCCTGTCGCATTGGCCACGGCTGGAGCGCTGGTTTGCCGCAATGCAGCAACTGGACGCCTATGCGGCGAACTGCACGGGATTGGAAAAGCTGCGTCAGACCATCCAGCGGATCGGCGAATTCCCCGCCTCCGTCTCCCACACAGCTGTGGACTAG